A window of the Cystobacter fuscus genome harbors these coding sequences:
- a CDS encoding imm11 family protein, whose product MPNRYFDLSDDVYVPGRWDLDTPTDAQGREVDDYVFTKGAPTTIEGRLRIPFRGGDGKALDYSEAGIGVPLVSARVAAVFAELAPRDVQLIPVDVEAHAEQFYILVCTRVVKCIDDEASDEVRYWKPEDGRPEKTGRYRSVIGMRIDPTKVGDAKVFRSWGWDVVLIISEDIKQALERVGATGAKFTEVTGPSTISAEERARDQKSRELFEQADTAREAAWRTLGSLDKEVFMPIAMSGAWPGHRQLWSVIRREAGRTLLVTHGLSDPFIERLEPSVGFGLELAMEVDAAVKDISKGWPLLLLNRVADEVAEHEHVRKRVKAGIFSMEVSGKGLPKSLVTEEGRVAVLLGVTSRTLPGHFSTPYGQVKLVTVKALLPSELAYLLEHGAEGQAELARRFAESGEEHLSRLRRKPVA is encoded by the coding sequence ATGCCGAACCGGTATTTCGACCTGAGTGACGACGTCTACGTTCCCGGTCGATGGGACCTGGACACCCCCACTGACGCGCAGGGCCGGGAGGTTGATGACTACGTGTTCACGAAGGGAGCGCCGACCACCATCGAGGGGCGGCTCAGAATTCCCTTCCGAGGAGGCGATGGGAAAGCACTGGACTACTCCGAAGCGGGCATCGGCGTTCCCCTCGTCAGCGCCAGAGTCGCCGCGGTCTTCGCCGAGCTGGCCCCCAGGGATGTGCAGCTCATCCCGGTGGATGTCGAAGCGCACGCCGAGCAGTTCTACATCCTGGTCTGCACGCGCGTCGTGAAGTGCATCGACGACGAAGCATCCGACGAGGTGCGGTATTGGAAACCGGAGGACGGCCGTCCGGAGAAGACGGGCAGGTACCGGTCCGTGATCGGCATGCGCATCGACCCCACGAAGGTAGGGGATGCCAAGGTCTTCCGCTCGTGGGGGTGGGACGTGGTCCTCATCATTTCCGAGGACATCAAGCAGGCCCTGGAGCGCGTGGGCGCAACGGGGGCGAAGTTCACGGAGGTCACCGGCCCCAGCACCATCAGCGCGGAGGAACGCGCGCGGGACCAGAAAAGCCGCGAGTTGTTCGAGCAGGCGGACACCGCTCGTGAGGCGGCGTGGCGCACCCTGGGGTCGCTGGACAAGGAGGTCTTCATGCCCATCGCCATGAGCGGCGCGTGGCCGGGCCATCGGCAGCTCTGGAGCGTCATTCGTCGCGAGGCGGGGCGCACCCTGCTCGTGACGCACGGGCTCTCGGACCCCTTCATCGAGCGCCTGGAGCCCTCCGTGGGCTTCGGTCTGGAACTCGCCATGGAGGTGGACGCGGCCGTGAAGGACATCTCCAAGGGCTGGCCCCTGCTGCTGTTGAACCGTGTGGCGGATGAAGTCGCCGAGCACGAGCACGTGCGCAAGCGCGTGAAGGCGGGCATCTTCTCCATGGAGGTGTCCGGCAAGGGCCTGCCCAAGTCCCTCGTCACCGAGGAAGGCCGGGTGGCCGTGCTGCTGGGCGTGACGTCACGCACGCTGCCGGGTCACTTCTCTACGCCTTACGGGCAGGTGAAGCTCGTCACCGTCAAGGCGCTGCTGCCCTCGGAGCTGGCGTACCTGCTGGAACACGGCGCGGAGGGCCAAGCCGAGCTGGCACGACGCTTCGCCGAGAGCGGCGAGGAGCACCTGTCGCGTCTCAGAAGGAAGCCCGTGGCGTAG
- a CDS encoding AHH domain-containing protein — translation MHHIATVENSKSTARGGPWTQRFQELFDKAGMSMEAQANKVPLEGHKGPHPQAYHEAVYRRLRDATSTCRSTLDCRKALVTELRQMAQELTDRSSKLYKLLSEDARR, via the coding sequence GTGCACCACATCGCCACCGTTGAGAACAGCAAGTCCACTGCGCGAGGCGGGCCTTGGACGCAACGGTTCCAGGAACTCTTCGACAAGGCGGGCATGTCGATGGAAGCTCAAGCCAACAAGGTCCCCCTCGAAGGGCACAAGGGACCTCACCCCCAGGCGTACCACGAGGCGGTCTACAGGCGACTGCGCGACGCAACGAGCACATGCCGGAGCACCCTGGATTGTCGAAAAGCCCTGGTCACTGAACTCCGACAGATGGCACAGGAACTCACCGATAGAAGTTCCAAGCTCTACAAGCTCCTCTCCGAGGACGCTCGGCGTTAA
- a CDS encoding DUF4184 family protein — MPVTLPAHAAAVLPFFRFVSSHWVRTALVVGACSPDFSYIYVPHGWGRVAHTVPGLFQYCLPVGLGVLVWLQVLVLPALRRALPEVAGVQWGRFVRLESPPRTLLAWAVVLGALLVGAATHLLWDGFTHRDMWPANVLYRGIYVPVGSRELSLSRVFQHLSSVVGSLGVLGYMVRRYRHLEPVPGGSWAAFLRLLLPTLAGACAGLAWRLSRPESMGALEAQVWWVFWPTVTGALVGFTLGCALVRWYEGRGAARLSAPR, encoded by the coding sequence ATGCCCGTCACCCTTCCGGCCCACGCCGCCGCGGTCCTGCCGTTCTTCCGGTTCGTCTCCAGCCACTGGGTGCGCACCGCGCTCGTCGTCGGCGCCTGCTCCCCGGACTTCTCCTATATCTACGTGCCTCACGGGTGGGGACGGGTGGCGCATACCGTCCCGGGCCTCTTCCAGTATTGCCTCCCCGTGGGACTCGGGGTGCTGGTGTGGCTGCAAGTGCTCGTCCTGCCCGCGCTGAGGCGGGCCCTGCCCGAGGTGGCGGGTGTGCAGTGGGGTCGCTTCGTGCGGCTGGAGTCCCCTCCGCGCACCCTGCTCGCGTGGGCCGTGGTGCTCGGGGCCCTGCTGGTGGGCGCCGCCACGCACCTGCTCTGGGATGGTTTCACCCATCGCGACATGTGGCCCGCGAACGTGCTCTATCGGGGCATCTACGTCCCCGTGGGGAGCCGGGAGCTGTCGCTCTCCCGTGTCTTCCAGCACCTCTCGTCCGTGGTCGGCTCGCTCGGGGTGCTCGGGTACATGGTGAGGCGCTACCGGCACCTGGAGCCCGTGCCAGGGGGCTCGTGGGCGGCCTTCCTCCGGCTGCTGCTGCCCACGCTCGCCGGAGCCTGCGCGGGGCTCGCGTGGAGGCTGTCGCGCCCCGAGTCCATGGGGGCGCTGGAGGCACAGGTCTGGTGGGTGTTCTGGCCCACCGTGACGGGCGCGCTCGTGGGGTTCACGCTCGGGTGCGCGCTCGTGCGGTGGTACGAGGGGCGCGGAGCGGCCAGGCTCTCCGCGCCCCGGTGA
- a CDS encoding PTS fructose-like transporter subunit IIB gives MNVILITACPSGVATTFLAARGLERAAAQRGWKTSVEMHGQLAPLVPIDAATLEAAQLVVVAASAPVDLARFAGKRVFQAPISEALPDPRAFLTRAEAEARPWNPTVPANSTPPLPAATAGSPRIVAVTACPTGVAHTFMAAEALLQAGRGLGYPLRVETQGSVGAQDALTAEEIREADVVILACDIEVDPSRFVGKRVWRTSTGAALKKSTQTLREALDKATVLEGAKGERAAAPAGKSGQRGPYRHLLTGVSFMLPMVVAGGLLIALSFVFGIEAFKEKGTLAAALMDIGGGAAFKLMVPLLAGYIAYSIADRPGIAPGMVGGYLASTLGAGFLGGIAAGFIAGYGAQALSRYVKLPASMEALKPILIIPLVASLVTGLVMIYVIGAPVAALLSSVTTFLKTMNTGNALFLGALLGAMMCFDLGGPINKAAYAFGVGLISENTYGPMAAIMAAGMVPPIGMGIASMLARNKFSKPERDAGKAALALGLCFISEGAIPFMAKDPLRVIPVSVLGGAITGAMSMFFGVQLMAPHGGLFVLLIPHAVNHVLIYLLSIVAGSLVIGVGYALVKTGKAELPGTAATPTKESASVVGKSGAAVGSN, from the coding sequence ATGAACGTGATCCTCATCACGGCCTGCCCCAGCGGCGTGGCCACGACCTTCCTGGCGGCGCGGGGGCTCGAGCGCGCTGCGGCCCAGCGCGGCTGGAAGACGTCCGTGGAGATGCACGGCCAGCTCGCGCCGCTCGTCCCCATCGACGCGGCCACCCTCGAGGCCGCCCAACTGGTCGTCGTCGCGGCGAGCGCTCCGGTGGATCTCGCGCGCTTCGCGGGCAAGCGCGTCTTCCAGGCCCCCATCTCGGAGGCGCTGCCCGACCCGCGCGCGTTCCTCACCCGCGCCGAGGCCGAGGCCCGGCCCTGGAACCCCACGGTCCCCGCCAACAGCACTCCCCCATTGCCAGCGGCCACCGCGGGCTCGCCGCGCATCGTCGCCGTCACCGCCTGTCCCACGGGCGTGGCCCACACCTTCATGGCGGCCGAGGCCCTGCTGCAGGCCGGACGGGGACTCGGCTATCCGCTGCGCGTGGAGACCCAGGGCTCGGTGGGAGCGCAGGACGCGCTGACGGCGGAGGAGATCCGCGAGGCGGACGTGGTCATCCTCGCCTGTGACATCGAGGTGGACCCCTCGCGCTTCGTGGGCAAGCGCGTCTGGCGCACCTCCACGGGCGCCGCGCTGAAGAAGTCCACGCAGACCCTCCGCGAGGCCCTGGACAAGGCCACGGTCCTGGAGGGCGCGAAGGGCGAGCGGGCCGCGGCCCCCGCCGGCAAGAGCGGCCAGCGCGGACCCTACCGGCACCTGCTCACGGGCGTGTCGTTCATGCTGCCCATGGTCGTCGCGGGTGGCCTGCTCATCGCGCTGTCCTTCGTCTTCGGCATCGAGGCCTTCAAGGAGAAGGGCACGCTGGCGGCGGCGCTGATGGACATTGGAGGAGGCGCGGCGTTCAAGCTGATGGTGCCGCTGCTCGCGGGCTACATCGCGTACTCCATCGCGGACCGGCCCGGCATCGCGCCCGGCATGGTGGGCGGCTATCTGGCGAGCACCCTGGGCGCGGGCTTCCTCGGAGGCATCGCCGCGGGCTTCATCGCGGGCTATGGGGCCCAGGCCCTGAGCCGCTACGTCAAGCTGCCCGCCAGCATGGAGGCGCTCAAGCCCATCCTCATCATCCCCCTGGTGGCGAGCCTCGTCACCGGACTGGTGATGATCTACGTCATTGGCGCGCCCGTGGCCGCGCTCCTGTCTTCCGTCACCACGTTCCTCAAGACGATGAACACCGGCAACGCGCTCTTCCTGGGGGCGCTGCTGGGCGCGATGATGTGCTTCGACCTCGGCGGCCCCATCAACAAGGCGGCGTATGCCTTTGGCGTGGGGCTCATCTCGGAGAACACCTACGGGCCCATGGCCGCCATCATGGCCGCGGGCATGGTGCCGCCCATCGGCATGGGCATCGCGAGCATGCTCGCCCGCAACAAGTTCTCCAAGCCGGAGCGCGACGCGGGCAAGGCGGCGCTGGCACTGGGTCTGTGCTTCATCTCCGAGGGCGCCATCCCCTTCATGGCCAAGGATCCGCTGCGCGTGATTCCCGTCAGCGTGCTCGGGGGAGCGATCACCGGGGCCATGTCCATGTTCTTCGGCGTCCAGCTCATGGCACCCCACGGGGGCCTCTTCGTGTTGCTCATCCCCCACGCGGTGAACCACGTGCTCATCTACCTGCTGTCCATCGTCGCGGGCTCGCTCGTCATCGGCGTGGGCTACGCGCTGGTGAAGACGGGCAAGGCGGAGCTGCCCGGCACCGCGGCCACGCCCACGAAGGAGTCGGCCTCCGTCGTGGGCAAGAGCGGCGCGGCGGTCGGCTCGAACTGA
- the pfkB gene encoding 1-phosphofructokinase yields MARILTLTLNPALDLTVRAGGTLRLGEVNRTESTRIDAAGKGINVARVLAKLGHDVTVSGLLGANNETDFVRAFAACGLRDAFIRVPGETRINIKLSEAGGRVTDLNGPGLRIPSSALQALFARLDTLLSAGLDAVVISGSLPQGIPPSTPSDLITRIREHQVPVWLDTSGAALVSGLAARPSGVKPNDLELADWAGHPLDTYEARLRAARRLHDDGIADVLLSLGSEGVLWASDGAALTATPPPVSVVSTVGAGDTLLAGTLHGVLSGWPRERVLRFATALAAESVRHIGVGEPDAVDFEQLHQHTLVQSLSMDPSAGETHP; encoded by the coding sequence ATGGCACGCATCCTCACCCTCACCCTCAATCCCGCCCTCGATCTGACCGTCCGCGCCGGAGGCACCCTGCGGCTCGGCGAGGTCAACCGCACCGAGAGCACCCGCATCGACGCCGCCGGCAAGGGCATCAACGTGGCGCGCGTGCTCGCCAAGCTCGGCCACGACGTCACCGTCTCCGGCCTGCTCGGCGCCAACAACGAGACGGACTTCGTGCGCGCCTTCGCCGCGTGTGGCCTGCGCGACGCGTTCATCCGCGTGCCGGGCGAGACGCGCATCAACATCAAGCTGTCCGAGGCCGGCGGGCGCGTCACCGACCTGAATGGTCCTGGCCTGCGCATCCCCTCCTCCGCGCTGCAAGCCCTGTTCGCGCGGCTGGACACCCTGTTGTCCGCCGGGCTCGACGCCGTCGTCATCTCCGGCAGCCTCCCGCAGGGCATTCCCCCGTCGACCCCCTCGGACCTCATCACCCGCATCCGCGAGCACCAGGTGCCGGTCTGGCTCGACACCAGCGGAGCGGCCCTCGTGTCCGGGCTCGCCGCGCGGCCCTCGGGCGTCAAACCCAATGATCTCGAGCTGGCCGACTGGGCGGGGCATCCGCTCGACACGTACGAGGCGCGGCTCCGGGCGGCGAGGCGGCTCCATGACGATGGCATCGCGGACGTGCTCCTGTCCCTGGGTTCCGAGGGCGTGCTCTGGGCCTCGGACGGCGCCGCCCTGACCGCCACGCCGCCTCCGGTCTCCGTCGTCAGTACCGTGGGCGCGGGGGACACCCTGCTGGCCGGCACGCTGCATGGCGTGTTGTCCGGCTGGCCCCGCGAGCGCGTCCTGCGCTTCGCCACGGCGCTCGCCGCCGAGTCCGTGCGACACATCGGCGTCGGCGAGCCCGACGCCGTGGATTTCGAGCAGCTCCACCAACACACCCTCGTCCAGAGCCTGTCCATGGACCCGAGCGCCGGGGAGACGCACCCATGA
- the ptsP gene encoding phosphoenolpyruvate--protein phosphotransferase has translation MLMLTRDDVQLGCHAADWRGALAQAAAALVDAGRVSVEYGEGLIAREAQSSTYLGKGIAIPHGTPESRRHVRSTGVRVLQFPQGVAWHDGSRVNLLVTIAAQSDEHLDILRQLTHVLDREGVAESLASATSPEEVIATLSRQPVTAKLDAQTLSLGLPVKDRWELALAAAARLRHAGCVDAGFVATIAGQPPVSLGQGLWLVVGTSGVRTPALALATPDKSLRDEAGDVAGVFCLAAQGDAHRALLERLDGLLAHGEGARLLGLSAEAVLSRLAGESAQAQTARVRLLNAHGLHARPARALVQVAREQTLPVRVRLLEGSGEAVSATSLSKVLGLGARRGQTLVFSAEGEGATQAVSALVEAVLGGLGEPVTPLSEALEKAPVPLAPRKEPVAAPPVDEPLTAVPAAPGIAIAPAYVLRPPEFRYAERAQDAARERSRLDKALLGAKQQLSAMVQRTVGNEVAQIMSIHLEMLEDPALRDPALESIGEGASAEASWWRAIDTAARAQESLADRLLAERAADLRDVGRRVLGLLCDVELPTPPEHPYILVAEDVGPSDVARLDTAQVRGLVTARGGATSHSAILARALGIAAVAGAGEGVMALVSGVELIVDGELGRVVAAPSPTRRERTERRIAEQETRRQAAHARRHEEARTQDGHRVEVAANLGSTAHTADAVERGAEGVGLLRTEFVFMAHPQEPDLATQIAEYSKAFDALAGRPLVARTLDVGGDKPLSYWPMPQEDNPFLGLRGIRLTLTRPEVLETQLRALLTAAGTRPVRIMFPMVKDLEEFRAGKALFDKVQAQVRAADVQLGVMIEVPSCALLAPTLAKEADFFSIGTNDLTQYTLAIDRGHPQLSAQSDALHPGVLQLIRLTVEAAHAEGRWVGVCGELGSDPQAIPVLVGLGVDELSVSSRRVPLVKARVRELTLSRARELARLALQQPTAAAVREALENA, from the coding sequence ATGCTAATGCTGACACGAGACGACGTCCAGCTCGGTTGTCATGCCGCGGACTGGAGGGGGGCCTTGGCTCAAGCAGCGGCGGCACTGGTCGACGCGGGCCGGGTCTCGGTCGAGTACGGGGAGGGATTGATCGCCCGGGAAGCCCAGTCCTCCACCTACCTCGGCAAGGGGATCGCCATTCCGCACGGCACGCCGGAGAGCCGCCGCCACGTCCGCTCCACGGGCGTGCGAGTGCTGCAATTTCCCCAGGGCGTGGCGTGGCATGACGGCTCGCGCGTCAACCTGCTGGTGACGATCGCCGCGCAGTCCGACGAGCACCTGGACATCCTGCGCCAGCTCACGCACGTGCTGGACCGGGAAGGCGTGGCCGAGTCGCTGGCGAGCGCGACGAGTCCCGAGGAGGTCATCGCCACGCTCTCGCGCCAGCCGGTGACGGCGAAGCTCGACGCCCAGACGCTCAGCCTGGGCCTGCCCGTGAAGGACCGGTGGGAGCTGGCGCTCGCCGCCGCGGCCCGGCTGCGTCACGCGGGCTGCGTGGACGCGGGCTTCGTCGCCACCATCGCCGGGCAGCCTCCCGTGTCGCTCGGCCAGGGGCTGTGGCTCGTGGTCGGCACCTCGGGCGTGCGCACCCCCGCGCTCGCGCTGGCCACGCCGGACAAGTCCCTCCGGGACGAGGCCGGAGACGTGGCGGGCGTCTTCTGCCTCGCCGCCCAGGGCGACGCGCACCGCGCCCTGCTCGAGCGGCTCGACGGGCTGCTCGCCCACGGCGAGGGCGCGCGGTTGCTCGGGCTGTCCGCGGAGGCCGTCCTGTCGCGGCTCGCCGGAGAGTCCGCCCAGGCGCAGACCGCCCGCGTCCGTCTGCTCAACGCGCATGGCCTGCACGCCCGGCCGGCCCGGGCGCTCGTCCAGGTGGCACGGGAGCAGACGCTGCCCGTGCGCGTGCGACTGCTGGAGGGCAGCGGTGAGGCGGTCTCCGCGACGAGCCTGAGCAAGGTGCTCGGCCTGGGAGCACGCCGGGGTCAGACGCTCGTGTTCTCCGCCGAGGGCGAGGGCGCCACCCAGGCCGTCTCCGCCCTGGTGGAAGCCGTGCTCGGCGGACTGGGTGAGCCGGTGACGCCCCTGAGCGAGGCGCTCGAGAAGGCGCCTGTTCCCCTCGCCCCCCGGAAGGAGCCCGTTGCCGCGCCTCCCGTGGATGAGCCCCTGACGGCCGTGCCCGCCGCGCCCGGCATCGCGATCGCGCCCGCCTACGTGCTGCGGCCCCCGGAGTTCCGCTACGCCGAGCGCGCCCAGGACGCGGCGCGGGAGCGGAGCCGGCTGGACAAGGCCCTGCTCGGCGCGAAGCAACAGCTCTCCGCGATGGTGCAGCGCACCGTGGGCAACGAAGTCGCCCAGATCATGTCCATCCACCTGGAGATGCTGGAGGACCCGGCCCTGCGCGACCCGGCGCTGGAGTCCATCGGCGAAGGCGCGTCGGCGGAGGCCAGCTGGTGGCGGGCCATCGACACGGCGGCGCGCGCCCAGGAGTCGCTGGCGGATCGCCTCCTGGCCGAGCGCGCCGCGGACCTGCGCGACGTGGGCCGGCGCGTGCTCGGACTGCTGTGCGACGTGGAGCTGCCCACGCCCCCCGAGCACCCCTACATCCTCGTGGCCGAGGACGTGGGGCCCTCGGACGTGGCCCGGCTGGACACGGCCCAGGTGCGCGGCCTCGTCACCGCGCGGGGTGGAGCCACCTCGCACAGCGCCATCCTCGCCCGGGCGCTCGGCATCGCCGCCGTGGCGGGCGCGGGCGAGGGCGTCATGGCGCTTGTCTCCGGCGTGGAGCTGATCGTCGACGGAGAGTTGGGCCGGGTGGTCGCCGCGCCGAGCCCCACGCGCCGCGAGCGCACCGAGCGGCGCATCGCGGAGCAGGAGACGCGGCGGCAGGCGGCCCACGCGCGGCGCCACGAGGAGGCGCGCACGCAGGACGGACACCGCGTGGAGGTGGCCGCCAACCTGGGCAGCACCGCGCATACCGCGGATGCCGTGGAGCGCGGCGCCGAGGGCGTGGGCCTGTTGCGCACCGAGTTCGTCTTCATGGCGCATCCCCAGGAGCCCGATCTGGCGACGCAGATCGCCGAGTACAGCAAGGCCTTCGACGCGCTCGCGGGCCGGCCGCTCGTGGCGCGCACGCTCGACGTGGGCGGGGACAAGCCCTTGTCGTACTGGCCCATGCCCCAGGAGGACAACCCGTTCCTCGGCCTGCGCGGCATCCGCCTGACGCTCACCCGACCCGAGGTGCTGGAGACCCAGTTGCGCGCCCTGCTCACCGCGGCGGGGACGCGCCCGGTGCGCATCATGTTCCCCATGGTGAAGGACCTCGAGGAGTTCCGCGCGGGCAAGGCCCTCTTCGACAAGGTGCAGGCCCAGGTGCGGGCCGCCGACGTGCAGCTCGGTGTGATGATCGAGGTGCCCTCGTGCGCGCTGCTCGCCCCGACGCTCGCCAAGGAGGCCGACTTCTTCTCCATCGGCACCAATGATCTCACCCAGTACACACTCGCCATCGATCGCGGTCATCCGCAACTGTCCGCGCAGTCCGACGCGCTCCACCCCGGCGTGCTCCAGCTCATCCGCCTGACGGTCGAGGCCGCCCATGCCGAGGGCCGCTGGGTGGGCGTGTGTGGCGAGCTCGGCTCGGATCCCCAGGCCATCCCCGTGCTGGTGGGCCTGGGCGTGGACGAGCTGTCCGTGAGCAGCCGCCGCGTGCCCCTCGTGAAGGCCCGTGTCCGTGAATTGACCCTGTCCCGAGCGCGTGAACTGGCGCGGCTCGCCCTCCAACAACCCACCGCCGCGGCCGTCCGCGAAGCCCTGGAGAACGCGTGA
- the cra gene encoding catabolite repressor/activator, whose protein sequence is MMTLTDIARLAGVSRTTASYVLNGQAEARRISAKTAARVMAVVEHHNFRIDAQAAALRRGASRTLGLIVPDLENVSYARLAKLFEHGARREGYQLLIVGSDDEPHTERELALMLRARRCDALIVASSLPPEDTFYAGLMESGTPVIAVDRALNPERFVCVVSENTLAAETLTRSVIQEGTRRVAWLDAVPSLAVTVERREGFRRAVQGQIEHVHELSGARYDRESGAQMMRELIEKHGLPDALVTCSYTLMQGVLDVLLQFPDGLPRSLRMATFGDDRLLDFLPLRINSLPQRHERIAEVTLARALDAVRGTYTPGCEVVARELKRRD, encoded by the coding sequence ATGATGACACTGACGGACATCGCTCGCCTGGCGGGGGTCTCGCGGACCACGGCCAGCTACGTGCTCAACGGGCAGGCAGAGGCCCGACGCATCAGCGCCAAGACGGCGGCTCGGGTGATGGCGGTGGTCGAGCACCACAACTTCCGCATCGACGCCCAGGCGGCGGCGTTGCGGCGCGGCGCCAGCCGCACCCTGGGCCTCATCGTTCCGGATCTGGAGAACGTGAGCTACGCGCGGCTGGCCAAGCTGTTCGAGCACGGCGCGCGGCGCGAGGGCTACCAGTTGTTGATCGTCGGCTCCGACGACGAGCCGCACACCGAGCGGGAGCTGGCGCTGATGCTGCGCGCGCGGCGCTGTGATGCGCTGATCGTCGCGAGCTCGCTGCCGCCCGAGGACACGTTCTACGCGGGGCTGATGGAGTCGGGCACGCCGGTGATCGCCGTGGACCGGGCGCTCAACCCGGAGCGCTTCGTGTGTGTCGTGAGCGAGAACACCCTGGCGGCCGAGACGCTGACGCGCTCGGTGATCCAAGAGGGCACGCGGCGCGTGGCCTGGCTGGACGCGGTGCCCTCGCTGGCGGTCACCGTCGAGCGGCGCGAGGGCTTCCGGCGCGCGGTGCAGGGGCAGATCGAGCACGTGCACGAGCTGTCCGGGGCGCGCTACGACCGGGAGAGCGGTGCCCAGATGATGCGCGAGCTGATCGAGAAGCATGGCCTGCCCGACGCGCTCGTCACGTGCTCGTACACGCTGATGCAGGGCGTGCTCGACGTGCTGCTCCAGTTCCCCGACGGCCTGCCCCGGTCGCTGCGGATGGCGACGTTCGGGGATGACCGCCTGCTGGACTTCCTGCCGTTGCGGATCAACTCGCTGCCGCAGCGGCACGAGCGCATCGCCGAGGTGACCCTGGCGCGCGCCCTGGACGCGGTGCGTGGCACCTACACGCCTGGCTGCGAGGTGGTGGCCCGGGAGCTCAAGCGCCGGGACTGA
- a CDS encoding LLM class flavin-dependent oxidoreductase, with protein sequence MVPFSVLDLSPILKGFDAAQSFRNSLDLARHAERWGFRRYWLAEHHGMPGIASAATSVVIGHVAGGTSTIRVGSGGIMLPNHSPLVIAEQFGTLESLYPGRIDLGLGRAPGTDQRTAQALRRNLVASSDSFPQDVLELQSYFRPATPGQRTRAVPGEGLNVPLWLLGSSLFSAQLAAALGLPFAFASHFAPELMWSAIEMYREQFKPSEALARPYVMLCANVFAADTDAEATRLFTTLQQHFLNLQRGTPGIMQPPVDDMDARWTELERARVEHALACSFVGSPSTVRQGLERFLQRTRADELMVTAQIHDHAARVRSFELAAQVRDALAASAPAPQTPSPV encoded by the coding sequence ATGGTTCCCTTCTCCGTCCTCGATCTGTCGCCCATCCTCAAGGGGTTCGACGCCGCGCAGTCCTTCCGCAACTCCCTGGACCTGGCCCGCCACGCCGAGCGCTGGGGATTCCGGCGCTACTGGTTGGCCGAGCACCACGGCATGCCGGGCATCGCCAGCGCGGCGACCTCGGTGGTCATCGGCCACGTGGCCGGTGGCACCTCCACCATCCGGGTCGGGTCGGGAGGCATCATGCTGCCCAACCACTCGCCGTTGGTGATCGCCGAGCAGTTCGGCACGCTGGAGTCGCTCTACCCGGGCCGCATCGACCTGGGGCTCGGGCGGGCGCCGGGGACGGATCAGCGCACGGCCCAGGCCTTGCGCCGCAACCTCGTGGCCAGCTCCGATTCCTTCCCCCAGGACGTGCTCGAGCTGCAGTCCTACTTCCGTCCGGCCACGCCCGGCCAGCGGACGCGGGCCGTGCCGGGCGAGGGGCTCAACGTGCCCCTGTGGCTGTTGGGCTCCAGCCTCTTCAGCGCCCAGCTCGCCGCCGCGCTCGGCCTGCCGTTCGCCTTCGCCTCCCACTTCGCCCCCGAGCTGATGTGGTCGGCCATCGAGATGTACCGCGAGCAGTTCAAGCCCTCCGAGGCCCTGGCACGGCCCTACGTCATGCTCTGCGCCAACGTCTTCGCCGCCGACACGGACGCCGAGGCCACGCGCCTCTTCACCACGCTCCAGCAGCACTTCCTCAACCTGCAGCGCGGCACGCCTGGAATCATGCAGCCGCCCGTGGACGACATGGACGCGCGCTGGACGGAGCTGGAGCGCGCCCGGGTGGAGCACGCGCTGGCCTGTTCGTTCGTGGGCTCGCCCTCCACCGTGCGCCAGGGGCTGGAGCGCTTCCTCCAGCGCACGCGCGCGGACGAGCTGATGGTGACCGCGCAGATCCACGATCATGCCGCCCGGGTGCGCTCCTTCGAGCTCGCCGCACAGGTGCGCGATGCACTCGCCGCGAGTGCTCCGGCTCCCCAGACCCCGTCTCCGGTGTAG
- a CDS encoding methylthioribulose 1-phosphate dehydratase yields MSARSEELSRAGRLFFDRGWVPATAGNFSARLDAHHMVITASGRHKGELGVGDFLVVGLDDETLKDVRPPGGKPSAETALHLRRYRSGPDVGAVLHTHSLAATVLSRLSPGGVVLEGYEVLKALPGVDSHTARLEVPVFGNDQDIPRLAARVEAHLSEHPGLPGYLIEGHGLYTWGRSVAEARRHVEAFEFLLACELEVRRLSR; encoded by the coding sequence ATGAGCGCTCGAAGCGAGGAGTTGAGCCGCGCGGGCCGGCTCTTCTTCGATCGGGGTTGGGTGCCGGCCACCGCCGGCAACTTCTCGGCGCGGCTGGATGCGCACCACATGGTCATCACCGCCTCGGGCCGTCACAAGGGCGAGCTCGGAGTCGGGGACTTCCTGGTGGTGGGCCTGGACGATGAGACCCTGAAGGATGTGCGGCCCCCGGGTGGCAAGCCCTCGGCGGAGACGGCGTTGCACCTGCGGCGCTACCGGAGCGGGCCGGACGTGGGGGCGGTGCTGCACACGCACTCGCTGGCGGCCACGGTGCTCTCGCGCCTGAGCCCCGGCGGCGTGGTGCTCGAGGGCTACGAGGTGCTCAAGGCCCTGCCCGGAGTGGACTCGCACACGGCGCGCCTGGAGGTGCCCGTGTTCGGCAATGATCAGGATATTCCCCGGCTGGCCGCCCGCGTGGAGGCCCACTTGAGCGAGCACCCTGGCCTGCCGGGTTACCTCATCGAGGGCCATGGGCTGTACACGTGGGGCCGCTCGGTGGCGGAAGCCCGGCGGCATGTGGAAGCGTTCGAGTTCCTGCTGGCGTGCGAGTTGGAAGTCAGGAGGTTGAGCCGATGA